A window of the Streptomyces luomodiensis genome harbors these coding sequences:
- a CDS encoding thioesterase family protein gives MTAAAPPMSTKALLTDATTVRLRPRYEGSNICTWIGFKHVNYLVEEAVLVHFADSGVPARRLYEEHGLGLDIVSLETRILHAFHMDDVAEAEVVPDTADGDSTLGFRVTLRVDRDGSVLKAVTAKVRVSLRADTYLPEPGGPPAELAPFVVDRLGTEARAAEAAALRVPLPDGGRGDERAVLAALTEGRNAYAWKWTIPYPYCHFTERLQMSGYLRLMEEAKDRFVLDRGISIKTLLDDRRWIPVVPQSSIRVVDEALMEEDLYTVYTVEEIFKDLTYTARMDCYVIRDGALALTATGRITHGYAEIENRRDWRLVPFDRRVLDALGGKPSGT, from the coding sequence ATGACCGCCGCCGCCCCGCCGATGTCGACCAAAGCCCTGCTGACGGACGCCACCACCGTCCGGCTGCGCCCGCGCTACGAGGGCTCGAACATCTGCACCTGGATCGGCTTCAAACACGTCAACTACCTCGTCGAGGAAGCCGTGCTGGTGCACTTCGCGGACTCCGGGGTGCCCGCCCGCCGGCTGTACGAGGAGCACGGCCTCGGGCTGGACATCGTCTCCCTGGAGACCCGCATCCTGCACGCCTTCCACATGGACGACGTGGCCGAGGCCGAGGTGGTGCCGGACACCGCCGACGGCGACTCCACCCTCGGCTTCCGGGTGACCCTCCGCGTCGACCGCGACGGCTCGGTGCTGAAGGCCGTCACCGCCAAGGTACGGGTCTCGCTGCGCGCCGACACGTATCTGCCGGAGCCCGGCGGGCCCCCCGCCGAATTGGCCCCCTTCGTGGTGGACCGGCTGGGGACCGAGGCACGCGCGGCCGAGGCCGCGGCGCTCCGGGTGCCGCTGCCGGACGGCGGCCGCGGTGATGAACGGGCCGTCCTGGCCGCGCTGACCGAGGGCCGCAACGCCTACGCCTGGAAGTGGACCATCCCGTACCCGTACTGCCACTTCACCGAGCGGCTCCAGATGTCCGGCTATCTACGCCTGATGGAGGAGGCCAAGGACCGCTTCGTCCTCGACCGCGGCATCTCCATCAAGACCCTGTTGGACGACCGCAGGTGGATACCGGTCGTCCCGCAGTCCTCGATACGCGTCGTCGACGAGGCGCTGATGGAGGAGGACCTCTACACCGTCTACACGGTCGAGGAGATCTTCAAGGACCTCACCTACACCGCGCGGATGGACTGTTACGTCATCCGCGACGGCGCGCTCGCGCTCACCGCCACCGGCCGGATCACCCACGGCTACGCGGAGATCGAGAACCGCCGCGACTGGCGGCTGGTCCCCTTCGACCGGCGGGTGCTGGACGCGCTCGGCGGGAAGCCGAGCGGCACCTGA
- a CDS encoding beta-ketoacyl synthase N-terminal-like domain-containing protein, with the protein MAHGPGDIVVTGVGLALPGAETPAALLRRTADPATGPAPEPFDPAARIGRRGHRYKDRATRLALCAALDALRNAGLIPPDGEEVTVPGDTVGVVASSNLGNLDTACLTAAAIAERSAMDLSPMSLPNASSNVIASWVAIRHGLRGPNLMLCNGATSGLDAVHWGATLVTAGRVRRAVVIGVETHNAVVEDLLGRPADELLDGAAALVVEGARWAEARGARAAAALGPYERRAGLTGCIAALLPGGAAPGAWFTPERYTEEPAEGPAEGPAEPAPVPRSVPRYDVTRAVGRASGALGVLQCAAAVGWLAQAGDGMGGVSGPGAVAAPGAGTGTRAGGGPGTGDGAASGVGDGVEGRAGIGAASGAGGRAASASGAGNRAAFGAGSRAAPDPVAASAPAWVAASDPASGSAPAPASRQALITSGDDTADAVAGLLLRPTPARCHRPPAARAPLSAMECSR; encoded by the coding sequence ATGGCGCATGGCCCCGGCGACATCGTCGTCACCGGCGTGGGCCTGGCCCTCCCCGGCGCCGAGACCCCCGCCGCGCTGCTGCGCCGCACCGCCGACCCCGCCACCGGGCCCGCCCCGGAACCGTTCGACCCCGCCGCCCGGATCGGCCGCCGGGGCCACCGCTACAAGGACCGGGCGACCCGGCTGGCGCTGTGCGCCGCGCTCGACGCGCTGCGCAACGCCGGACTGATCCCCCCCGACGGCGAAGAGGTGACGGTGCCCGGCGACACCGTCGGCGTGGTCGCCAGCTCCAACCTGGGCAACCTCGACACCGCCTGTCTCACCGCCGCCGCCATCGCCGAGCGCTCGGCCATGGACCTCAGCCCCATGAGCCTGCCCAACGCCTCCAGCAACGTGATCGCCTCCTGGGTGGCCATCCGCCACGGGCTGCGCGGCCCCAACCTGATGCTGTGCAACGGGGCGACCTCCGGCCTGGACGCCGTCCACTGGGGCGCCACCCTGGTCACGGCGGGCCGGGTCCGGCGCGCGGTGGTGATCGGCGTGGAGACGCACAACGCCGTCGTCGAGGACCTGCTCGGCCGGCCCGCCGACGAACTGCTGGACGGCGCGGCCGCCCTCGTCGTCGAGGGCGCCCGGTGGGCCGAGGCCCGCGGGGCCCGCGCCGCCGCCGCCCTCGGCCCGTACGAACGACGGGCGGGACTCACCGGCTGTATCGCGGCCCTGCTGCCCGGCGGCGCCGCCCCCGGCGCCTGGTTCACCCCCGAGCGCTACACCGAGGAACCCGCCGAGGGACCCGCCGAGGGACCCGCCGAGCCCGCACCGGTGCCACGGAGCGTGCCGCGCTACGACGTCACCCGCGCGGTGGGCCGGGCCTCCGGGGCCCTCGGCGTACTCCAGTGCGCGGCAGCCGTCGGCTGGCTGGCCCAGGCGGGGGATGGGATGGGAGGGGTGTCCGGGCCGGGAGCGGTGGCCGCGCCGGGAGCCGGGACTGGCACGCGAGCCGGGGGCGGTCCAGGGACCGGGGACGGTGCCGCGTCCGGGGTCGGGGACGGTGTCGAGGGCCGGGCTGGGATCGGTGCCGCGTCCGGGGCCGGGGGCCGGGCCGCGTCCGCGTCCGGCGCCGGGAACCGAGCCGCCTTCGGCGCGGGGTCCCGAGCCGCGCCGGACCCGGTGGCCGCGTCAGCGCCCGCGTGGGTGGCGGCTTCCGACCCGGCGTCCGGGTCAGCGCCCGCGCCCGCGTCCCGCCAGGCGCTGATCACCAGCGGTGACGACACCGCGGACGCCGTGGCCGGACTGCTGCTGCGCCCCACGCCCGCCCGGTGCCACCGGCCCCCCGCCGCACGTGCCCCCCTTTCAGCCATGGAGTGTTCCCGATGA
- a CDS encoding beta-ketoacyl synthase N-terminal-like domain-containing protein gives MSQLVTGAGAVASVGEGVDEVFRALCAGTSGLGELRGFDPERYRARHAYEIDDRPAPGADLPGRATAWLLRAVGEAAAQAGLGEDLSQVPVLVGTGLRELRSAELAWRDDAPFDIGRLHFGPALRERFSAVRTHTFSGACSASLYALALAADLLATGAEDTVVVAGVDTVTESMYGLLDRVNGEPPDRVRPFDRDRRGVLMGDGAAAVVLRREEPGAGDGALGRLRAVSMNCDARHVTAPDPEGIARAVHEAQWRAGVKPGEIDLVLLHGTGTQLNDAAEAAAIAEVFGTEVRGPLMTAIKSMTGHTSGGSGLLSLIVALESLASGRVPPTLGLAAPLPGAEAFRFVREEARECGDLRVAQIDAFGFGGVNAVAIVERADR, from the coding sequence ATGAGTCAGCTGGTGACCGGCGCCGGTGCCGTGGCGAGCGTGGGCGAGGGCGTCGACGAGGTCTTCCGGGCGCTGTGCGCGGGCACCAGCGGACTCGGCGAACTGCGCGGCTTCGACCCGGAGCGGTACCGGGCCCGGCACGCGTACGAGATCGACGACCGCCCCGCGCCCGGCGCCGACCTCCCCGGCCGCGCCACCGCCTGGCTGCTGCGCGCGGTCGGCGAGGCCGCCGCCCAGGCGGGGCTCGGCGAGGACCTGAGCCAGGTGCCCGTCCTCGTCGGCACCGGGCTGCGCGAACTGCGCTCCGCCGAACTCGCCTGGCGCGACGACGCGCCCTTCGACATCGGCCGGCTGCACTTCGGCCCCGCACTGCGCGAACGTTTCAGCGCGGTCCGCACCCACACCTTCTCCGGCGCCTGCTCGGCCTCGCTCTACGCCCTCGCCCTCGCCGCCGACCTGCTGGCCACGGGCGCCGAGGACACCGTGGTGGTGGCCGGCGTCGACACCGTGACCGAGTCCATGTACGGGCTGCTGGACCGGGTCAACGGCGAACCCCCCGACCGCGTAAGGCCGTTCGACCGGGACCGGCGCGGCGTGCTGATGGGCGACGGCGCGGCGGCCGTGGTGCTGCGCCGGGAGGAGCCCGGCGCGGGGGACGGCGCGCTCGGCCGGTTGCGCGCCGTCAGCATGAACTGCGACGCCCGCCATGTGACCGCCCCCGACCCCGAGGGCATCGCGCGGGCGGTGCACGAGGCGCAGTGGCGGGCGGGCGTCAAACCGGGCGAGATCGACCTGGTGCTGCTGCACGGCACCGGCACCCAGCTGAACGACGCGGCCGAGGCCGCCGCCATCGCCGAGGTCTTCGGCACCGAGGTGCGCGGACCCCTGATGACCGCCATCAAGTCCATGACCGGCCACACCTCCGGCGGCTCCGGACTGCTCAGCCTGATCGTCGCCCTGGAGTCCCTGGCCTCCGGCCGGGTGCCGCCCACCCTGGGCCTGGCCGCACCGCTGCCCGGGGCCGAGGCGTTCCGGTTCGTCCGGGAAGAGGCGCGCGAATGCGGTGACCTGCGGGTCGCGCAGATCGACGCGTTCGGCTTCGGCGGGGTCAACGCGGTCGCCATCGTGGAGAGGGCCGACCGATGA
- a CDS encoding beta-ketoacyl-[acyl-carrier-protein] synthase family protein, with translation MRGEPGRRVVITGLGAVSGIGIGAAEFLAGLRAGRSAAGPVTAFDTEGFDRSTACEVKDFEPTRWIRNLDIRTLGRASRFSVAAARMAVADAGFPEPEQGLRDIPCLISIGTTDGESRDLDRLVEEEVDLGPERMDPTVARRVPAGRLSSAIAQEFGLTHAEAVTLPTACAAGNYAIGYGFDAIRGGDVDIALCGGADALCRKTFTGFYRLGTIAPERCQPFDKDRKGILTGEGAGVLVLESLESALARGARIYAEVLGYGLNCDADHPVAPNQDSVVRCMRLALENARVKPDEVDFISAHGTGTKANDITEARAIRQVFGDAAPPRTVSIKSMIGHSMGAAGALASIACALALTEGFIPPTINHVETDPECGLDVVPNQAVPADLKVVQNNGLAFGGNNAVVIFGKCQTDGS, from the coding sequence ATGCGTGGTGAACCGGGGCGCAGGGTCGTCATCACCGGCCTCGGGGCGGTCTCCGGGATCGGCATCGGCGCGGCGGAATTCCTCGCCGGACTGCGCGCCGGGAGGAGCGCGGCGGGGCCCGTCACCGCGTTCGACACGGAGGGCTTCGACCGTTCTACGGCGTGTGAGGTCAAGGATTTCGAACCGACCCGGTGGATTCGGAATCTCGATATACGGACGCTGGGCCGGGCGAGCCGGTTCTCGGTCGCGGCGGCCCGTATGGCGGTGGCCGACGCCGGATTCCCCGAACCGGAGCAGGGGCTGCGCGACATCCCCTGTCTGATCTCCATCGGCACGACCGACGGCGAGTCCAGGGACCTGGACCGGCTCGTCGAGGAGGAAGTGGACCTGGGGCCCGAGCGGATGGACCCCACCGTCGCCCGGCGGGTGCCCGCCGGACGGCTGTCGAGCGCGATCGCCCAGGAGTTCGGCCTCACCCACGCCGAGGCGGTCACCCTCCCCACCGCGTGCGCCGCCGGGAACTACGCGATCGGCTACGGCTTCGACGCCATCCGCGGCGGGGACGTGGACATCGCGCTGTGCGGCGGGGCCGACGCCCTGTGCCGCAAGACCTTCACCGGCTTCTACCGACTGGGCACCATCGCCCCCGAGCGCTGCCAGCCGTTCGACAAGGACCGCAAGGGCATCCTCACCGGCGAGGGCGCGGGCGTCCTGGTGCTGGAGAGCCTGGAGTCGGCGCTGGCCCGGGGCGCCCGTATCTACGCCGAGGTCCTCGGCTACGGACTCAACTGCGACGCGGACCACCCGGTCGCCCCCAACCAGGACAGCGTGGTCCGCTGCATGCGGCTCGCCCTGGAGAACGCCCGCGTCAAACCGGACGAGGTCGACTTCATCTCCGCGCACGGCACCGGCACCAAGGCCAACGACATCACCGAGGCCCGCGCCATCCGCCAGGTCTTCGGGGACGCCGCCCCGCCGCGCACGGTCTCCATCAAGTCGATGATCGGCCACTCCATGGGCGCCGCCGGGGCACTGGCCTCGATCGCCTGCGCCCTCGCGCTCACCGAGGGCTTCATCCCGCCGACCATCAACCACGTCGAGACCGACCCCGAATGCGGTCTGGACGTCGTGCCCAACCAGGCCGTGCCGGCCGACCTGAAGGTCGTCCAGAACAACGGGCTGGCCTTCGGCGGCAACAACGCCGTCGTCATCTTCGGCAAGTGTCAGACGGACGGGTCATGA
- a CDS encoding acyl carrier protein, which translates to MTAIVEERRETIKEIVTDILEIDPDEVTDTSLFKEEHDADSLRAIEILAALEKTFNVVIDQSELGRMVNLQGVYEVVSDAAGW; encoded by the coding sequence ATGACCGCCATCGTCGAAGAGCGTCGTGAAACCATCAAGGAAATCGTCACCGATATCCTTGAGATCGACCCCGACGAGGTCACCGATACCAGTCTCTTCAAAGAAGAGCACGACGCGGATTCACTGCGGGCCATTGAAATACTCGCGGCCTTGGAGAAGACCTTCAATGTCGTCATTGACCAGTCCGAACTCGGCCGGATGGTGAACCTCCAGGGCGTCTACGAGGTTGTTTCCGACGCGGCGGGCTGGTGA
- a CDS encoding helix-turn-helix transcriptional regulator, translating into MDPDTGSDNLEETLGRALRLLESAVHHHRRSALASASAELPVAGEAVAGWVARLVLRAERDVIWTLPEVAGDEHARLVAQTLAQLTGKGVRTRMLCPPGVIRGAAWQRSVGTVAELEVRVCEGVRQELVVVDGAAVIAPETSPGDPGGSRASMIQNSTVADMLHQLLCGMWDTAQRPMRPLSFEGGARGRVLREVLTLMAEGYKDDAAARKLGLSVRTYRRYVADIMRDLKVESRFQAGVRAVRAGLMEADPEEG; encoded by the coding sequence GTGGATCCGGACACGGGATCGGACAACCTGGAGGAGACCCTGGGCCGGGCGTTACGCCTCCTGGAGTCCGCCGTGCACCACCACCGCCGCTCCGCGCTGGCCTCGGCATCCGCCGAACTGCCGGTGGCCGGGGAGGCCGTGGCCGGCTGGGTGGCGCGGCTGGTGCTGCGCGCCGAGCGGGACGTGATCTGGACCCTGCCCGAGGTGGCCGGCGACGAGCACGCCCGGCTGGTCGCGCAGACGCTCGCCCAGCTCACGGGCAAGGGGGTCAGGACCCGGATGCTGTGCCCGCCGGGCGTCATCCGGGGAGCCGCGTGGCAGCGCTCGGTGGGGACGGTGGCGGAGCTGGAGGTGCGCGTCTGCGAGGGGGTGCGGCAGGAGCTGGTGGTCGTGGACGGCGCGGCGGTCATCGCGCCCGAGACCTCGCCGGGCGACCCCGGTGGCTCCCGCGCCTCGATGATCCAGAACTCGACCGTGGCCGATATGCTGCACCAGCTGTTGTGCGGCATGTGGGACACGGCCCAGCGGCCGATGCGGCCCCTGTCGTTCGAGGGCGGTGCGCGCGGCCGGGTGCTGCGCGAGGTGCTGACGCTGATGGCCGAGGGCTACAAGGACGACGCCGCGGCCCGCAAACTGGGCCTTTCGGTGCGTACCTACCGTCGCTATGTGGCTGACATCATGCGGGACCTGAAGGTCGAATCGCGGTTCCAGGCCGGAGTGCGCGCCGTGCGCGCCGGACTGATGGAGGCCGACCCCGAGGAGGGGTGA
- a CDS encoding MFS transporter has product MAAQNTATTDTPQAGSAHSPTGRQWLALSVLVLSQLAVWLDNTVLNVALKTLADPTEGLGASPNQLQWSISSYTLVFAVLLFTGGVLADRYGHRRLLLTGMVLFGATSVWAAYAGSATELIVARGAMGIGSALIMPATLALIAQVFDERHRATAIAIWSGSSAIAIATGPMLSGALLDHFWWGSVFLVNVPIVVLCVAGSFAFLPGVVTRVRQRFDPLGVVLSTAGLFAIVWGIIEGGHRNDWTDPAIVAALAGGVLLVVVFVLVELRVANPSFDVRLFRDIRFTGASVAIMCTFFGLNGSMYYTSFYLQGVHGQTPLECGLSIAPVALGVLLGAPLSARLVRAYGVRPVVTAAMLIATIGFFAYVLLDEHSGLPLFWVFLILQGLGMGAAVAPTTEAIMAVLPADRTGAGSAVNNSLRQIGGVLGVAVLGSVLVSVYRDRVTPQLDGLPPGAADAAGESPEATRLLGARLRLPRLSDIADEGFVHAMHVASVVGALAAAAGAAIIWWAFRRSSAAARSTM; this is encoded by the coding sequence ATGGCTGCACAGAACACCGCGACCACCGACACCCCACAGGCCGGCTCCGCGCACTCCCCCACCGGCCGCCAATGGCTCGCACTTTCGGTGCTCGTCCTGTCCCAACTCGCGGTGTGGCTCGACAACACCGTGCTCAACGTCGCGCTCAAGACCCTCGCCGATCCCACCGAGGGACTCGGTGCCAGCCCCAACCAGCTCCAGTGGAGCATCAGCTCCTACACCCTGGTCTTCGCGGTCCTGCTGTTCACCGGGGGTGTGCTCGCCGACCGTTACGGCCACCGCCGGTTACTCCTGACCGGCATGGTCCTCTTCGGCGCCACCTCCGTCTGGGCCGCGTACGCCGGCTCGGCCACCGAACTCATCGTCGCCCGCGGCGCGATGGGCATCGGCAGCGCCCTGATCATGCCGGCGACCCTGGCCCTGATCGCCCAGGTCTTCGACGAACGGCACCGGGCCACCGCCATCGCCATCTGGTCGGGTTCCAGCGCCATCGCGATCGCCACCGGGCCGATGCTCAGCGGAGCGCTGCTCGACCACTTCTGGTGGGGTTCGGTCTTCCTGGTCAACGTGCCCATCGTGGTGCTGTGCGTGGCCGGCTCGTTCGCCTTCCTGCCCGGTGTCGTCACCCGCGTCCGGCAGAGGTTCGACCCGCTGGGCGTGGTGCTCTCCACCGCCGGGCTCTTCGCCATCGTCTGGGGCATCATCGAGGGCGGCCACCGCAACGACTGGACCGATCCGGCCATCGTCGCCGCCCTGGCCGGGGGCGTGCTGCTGGTCGTGGTCTTCGTCCTCGTCGAACTGCGCGTCGCCAACCCCAGCTTCGACGTCCGGCTGTTCCGCGACATCCGCTTCACCGGCGCCAGCGTCGCCATCATGTGCACGTTCTTCGGGCTCAACGGCTCGATGTACTACACCAGCTTCTACCTCCAGGGCGTCCACGGCCAGACACCGCTGGAGTGCGGTCTTTCCATCGCCCCGGTCGCCCTCGGCGTACTGCTGGGCGCCCCGCTCTCGGCCAGGCTGGTACGGGCCTACGGGGTGCGGCCGGTCGTCACCGCCGCCATGCTGATCGCCACCATCGGGTTCTTCGCCTACGTCCTCCTCGACGAGCACAGCGGCCTCCCGCTGTTCTGGGTCTTCCTCATCCTCCAGGGCCTGGGCATGGGCGCCGCCGTCGCCCCCACCACCGAGGCCATCATGGCCGTCCTCCCCGCCGACCGGACCGGCGCGGGCTCCGCCGTCAACAACTCGCTGCGCCAGATCGGCGGTGTCCTCGGGGTCGCCGTCCTCGGCTCCGTCCTGGTCAGCGTCTACCGCGACCGCGTCACGCCCCAGCTGGACGGGCTGCCGCCGGGTGCCGCCGACGCCGCCGGGGAATCGCCCGAGGCCACCCGGCTGCTCGGCGCGCGACTGCGGCTGCCCCGGCTGTCGGACATCGCCGACGAGGGGTTCGTGCACGCCATGCACGTGGCCTCCGTCGTCGGCGCGCTCGCCGCCGCGGCCGGAGCCGCGATCATCTGGTGGGCGTTCCGCCGTTCGTCCGCCGCGGCCCGATCCACCATGTGA
- a CDS encoding zinc-dependent alcohol dehydrogenase yields the protein MRTAVITAAGQVETREIPVPDIGDSEVLVRIAACGICTMEANLYAGRMTVYPAAAGHEISGWVERIGAKAATLEDMPAVGSLVALDGLPRCGACRSCRRGQTAICVALQGHTREDGAITMGAGLAEYIALPASRVWSVGDTDPAVAAMGEPLACVIHSLRRGGFRAGDRVTVIGAGYMGHLHLAVAAHLQARGVAVVERDEHRLAAVAAAGADAAVTPDDVGHLPPADVVVVTIASKEAIATALAAVADGGTVVLYGGGPCGPPAELPGYEVHRRQLTVTGSFSHEPDDWRAAAELLRGGALSGRLETLITARYGLDEVEQALQQAAETPVYRVVVTP from the coding sequence ATGCGTACAGCTGTCATCACGGCGGCAGGCCAGGTGGAGACCAGAGAGATACCGGTCCCCGACATCGGCGACTCCGAGGTGCTCGTACGCATCGCGGCCTGCGGTATCTGCACCATGGAGGCCAATCTCTACGCGGGCCGGATGACGGTCTACCCGGCCGCCGCCGGACATGAGATCTCCGGCTGGGTCGAGCGGATCGGCGCCAAGGCCGCCACGCTGGAGGACATGCCCGCCGTCGGCTCCCTCGTCGCCCTCGACGGACTGCCCCGGTGCGGGGCCTGCCGCAGCTGCCGGCGCGGCCAGACCGCCATCTGCGTCGCGCTCCAGGGGCACACCCGCGAGGACGGCGCCATCACCATGGGCGCGGGGCTCGCCGAATACATCGCCCTGCCCGCCTCCCGGGTGTGGTCGGTCGGCGACACCGACCCCGCCGTCGCCGCCATGGGCGAACCGCTGGCCTGTGTGATCCACTCGCTGCGCCGCGGCGGCTTCCGCGCCGGGGACCGGGTCACCGTCATCGGCGCCGGCTACATGGGCCATCTCCACCTCGCCGTCGCCGCCCACCTCCAGGCCCGCGGCGTCGCGGTGGTCGAACGGGACGAGCACCGGCTGGCCGCCGTCGCGGCGGCCGGCGCGGACGCGGCCGTCACACCCGATGACGTCGGCCACCTGCCCCCGGCGGACGTGGTCGTCGTGACCATCGCCTCCAAGGAGGCCATCGCCACCGCGCTCGCCGCGGTCGCCGACGGCGGCACCGTGGTCCTCTACGGCGGCGGCCCCTGCGGCCCGCCCGCCGAGCTCCCCGGCTACGAGGTGCACCGCCGCCAGCTGACCGTCACCGGCTCCTTCAGCCATGAGCCGGACGACTGGCGCGCCGCCGCCGAACTGCTGCGCGGCGGGGCGCTGTCCGGGCGGCTGGAGACACTGATCACGGCGCGCTACGGCCTGGACGAAGTCGAGCAGGCGCTCCAGCAGGCCGCCGAAACCCCCGTCTACCGCGTGGTCGTCACCCCCTGA
- a CDS encoding ABC transporter substrate-binding protein: MRFVQTSMRSARRHRVTGAVLASVVALTTLASCAEEPKAAGDKSGASITVGLTYTPNIQFSPFYVAAEKGYYKDAGLNVTLRHHGAAEDLFGALSSGKEDVIYAGGDEMLQARAQNVPVVDIATFYQKYPVGLIVPEDSKIKKPADLKGRKIGTPGPFGETYFGLLALLKEGGLSVKDAKVQNIGFTQQAALTGNKVEGVMGYLNNDAVSFKEAGKDVRAITLDSGTAGDPLVGVGLGAKKKTLDKRGDDIRKFVDASLRGLRYAIDHQDEAIKLSEKYVPGLRGEKQQKNARAVLKATEPLMKNDQGELGAIDPQTWTRMADFMYDQGLLEKAVTPEDAYDTSYLPKS, encoded by the coding sequence GTGCGTTTCGTGCAGACGTCCATGAGGAGCGCCCGCAGACACCGGGTCACGGGGGCGGTCCTCGCGTCGGTGGTGGCGCTGACCACCCTGGCCTCATGCGCCGAGGAGCCGAAGGCGGCGGGGGACAAGAGCGGTGCGAGCATCACGGTGGGGCTGACCTACACCCCCAACATCCAGTTCTCCCCGTTCTATGTGGCGGCCGAAAAGGGCTACTACAAGGACGCCGGGCTGAATGTGACGCTGCGCCATCATGGCGCGGCCGAGGATCTCTTCGGGGCCCTCTCCTCGGGCAAGGAGGACGTGATCTACGCGGGCGGCGACGAGATGCTCCAGGCCCGCGCCCAGAATGTGCCCGTGGTGGACATCGCCACCTTCTATCAGAAATACCCGGTAGGGCTGATCGTGCCCGAGGATTCCAAGATCAAGAAGCCCGCCGATCTCAAGGGCCGGAAGATCGGCACACCCGGTCCCTTCGGTGAGACCTATTTCGGTTTGCTGGCGCTCCTCAAGGAAGGCGGACTTTCCGTCAAGGACGCCAAGGTGCAGAACATCGGATTCACCCAGCAGGCGGCCCTGACCGGAAACAAGGTCGAGGGCGTCATGGGCTATCTGAACAATGACGCCGTCTCGTTCAAGGAGGCCGGTAAGGACGTCCGGGCGATTACCCTCGACTCGGGCACGGCCGGGGACCCGCTGGTGGGTGTGGGTCTGGGCGCCAAGAAAAAGACGCTCGACAAGCGCGGTGACGACATCAGGAAGTTCGTCGACGCCTCTTTGCGCGGTCTGCGCTATGCGATCGACCACCAGGACGAGGCCATCAAGCTCAGCGAGAAGTACGTACCGGGGCTGCGCGGCGAGAAACAGCAGAAGAACGCCCGCGCGGTGCTCAAGGCCACCGAGCCGCTGATGAAGAACGACCAGGGCGAGCTGGGCGCCATCGACCCGCAGACCTGGACCCGGATGGCCGACTTCATGTACGACCAGGGGCTTCTGGAGAAGGCCGTCACCCCTGAGGACGCCTACGACACCTCGTATCTGCCCAAGTCATGA
- a CDS encoding ABC transporter permease, with protein sequence MAGSGIGIGVALPLGYLIARSEIAAAALQPYVAASQAMPAVALAPLLALWIGYGLLPIAVLCALLVFFPILVNTVLGLRSLDPDVMGAARVDGVGWWGMLWYIELPLALPSILAGVRNGLTLSITGAVVGEFVMGGDGLGQLLSVQRQEADTIGLFSTLVMLCLLAAVLYGVVRLVERLVQRD encoded by the coding sequence ATGGCGGGCAGCGGCATCGGCATCGGGGTGGCGCTGCCGCTCGGCTATCTGATCGCCCGCAGTGAGATCGCCGCCGCGGCCCTCCAGCCGTATGTGGCCGCCTCGCAGGCCATGCCCGCGGTGGCGCTGGCCCCCCTGCTCGCCCTGTGGATCGGCTACGGACTGCTGCCCATCGCGGTCCTGTGCGCGCTGCTGGTCTTCTTCCCCATCCTCGTCAACACCGTGCTCGGACTGCGTTCGCTGGACCCCGATGTGATGGGGGCCGCGCGGGTGGACGGGGTCGGATGGTGGGGGATGCTCTGGTACATCGAGCTTCCGCTCGCCCTGCCCAGCATCCTCGCGGGCGTGCGCAACGGCCTCACGCTCTCGATCACCGGCGCGGTCGTCGGTGAGTTCGTGATGGGCGGCGACGGACTGGGACAACTGCTGTCCGTGCAGCGCCAGGAGGCCGACACCATCGGACTGTTCTCGACGCTCGTCATGCTCTGCCTGCTCGCCGCCGTCCTGTACGGAGTGGTCCGCCTGGTCGAGCGGCTCGTTCAGCGCGACTGA